From Blattabacterium cuenoti, the proteins below share one genomic window:
- a CDS encoding heavy metal translocating P-type ATPase, which yields MEKIENFDFLNDEKIAEKIIDFKDEKTTFVRFLLPSIHCSGCISVLENLSNIHKDILESSIDFPNKKIKIVFNHLSLKLSNVASILEKIGYKPSINFDLLEKKENRTRTFNKKLIGKLAISFFCFGNIMLLALPEYIGAYEEDIWFLEHRNFFRFLMLILSIPIILLSFIDYIKPAILGLKKHVFNIDIPISIGIFVLFFWSLYEVLLDYSSGYFDSLSGFYFFLLISKIFQIHTHSKILSFNNDYKSFYPIYVSKIGNNRKEKKILLSSLKIGDIIIIRNEEIIPVDSILTKGLALLDCSFITGESVLVKKKKGERVYSGSKHKGEIIYLRVVKNLDNSYLSFLWKNKKCIDKKSFHLNSLSTKFSKGFTPIILTISIVTGIYWSFVNLSKVFQTTFSVLIVTCPCALVLSSPFIFGNIIRFFSRKGFYVKDASTIEKMSTISTIIFDKTGTITDPEKEKIFFIGKRLRHKEKKITASLLRNSNHPLSKKLFTELSIKNFYSVNNFKEILGNGMQGIIENVFVKIGSMKYLGVSSINKLKETTVGLLFNDQFIGYFKFRNFYRKKVEKMFLNIKKYKIIILSGDSNESERKYLKSILPESSVIFFNQSPEEKFNYIKKIQKSGEKVMMIGDGINDCLALNQSEIGVATSDNPTSFFPSCDAFIQSDFLDKIFLFLKISKISTKLVITNFIISLIYNFIGIIYSSTGHLKPFIAAILMPLSSLSVILFSIFSTWIVSRRFLS from the coding sequence ATGGAAAAAATAGAAAATTTCGATTTTCTTAATGATGAAAAAATAGCAGAAAAAATAATCGATTTTAAAGATGAAAAAACAACTTTTGTTCGTTTCCTACTTCCTTCTATTCATTGTAGTGGATGTATTTCTGTTTTAGAAAATCTATCTAATATCCATAAGGATATTCTTGAATCTAGTATAGATTTTCCTAATAAAAAAATAAAAATAGTATTCAATCATCTTTCTTTGAAATTAAGCAATGTAGCTTCTATTCTTGAAAAAATAGGTTATAAACCCTCCATTAATTTTGATCTTTTAGAAAAAAAAGAAAATAGAACAAGAACATTTAATAAAAAATTAATAGGAAAATTAGCTATTTCTTTTTTTTGTTTTGGAAACATTATGTTACTTGCTCTTCCTGAATATATAGGAGCTTATGAGGAAGATATTTGGTTTTTAGAACATCGAAATTTTTTTCGATTTTTAATGTTAATACTTTCTATTCCTATTATTTTACTTTCATTTATAGATTATATAAAACCAGCCATACTTGGATTAAAAAAACATGTTTTTAATATAGATATTCCTATTTCCATAGGAATTTTTGTTCTTTTTTTTTGGAGCCTTTATGAGGTCTTACTAGATTATAGTTCTGGATATTTTGATAGTCTATCCGGTTTTTATTTTTTCTTACTTATTAGTAAAATATTTCAGATCCATACTCATAGTAAAATTTTATCATTTAACAATGATTATAAATCTTTTTATCCTATTTATGTTTCTAAAATTGGAAATAATAGAAAAGAAAAAAAAATTCTCCTTTCTTCTTTAAAAATCGGAGATATAATTATAATCAGAAATGAAGAAATTATACCTGTTGATTCTATTTTAACAAAAGGACTAGCTTTATTAGACTGTAGTTTTATAACAGGAGAATCTGTTTTAGTTAAAAAGAAAAAAGGAGAACGTGTTTATTCTGGATCTAAACATAAAGGAGAAATTATTTATTTAAGAGTCGTAAAAAATTTGGATAACAGTTATTTAAGTTTCTTATGGAAGAATAAAAAATGTATTGATAAAAAATCGTTTCATTTAAATTCCTTATCAACTAAATTTAGTAAAGGTTTTACTCCAATTATATTAACAATTTCTATCGTAACAGGAATATATTGGTCTTTTGTTAATTTATCGAAAGTTTTTCAAACTACTTTTTCTGTTTTGATTGTAACTTGTCCTTGTGCTTTAGTTCTTTCTTCTCCATTTATATTTGGAAATATTATACGATTTTTCTCCAGAAAAGGATTTTATGTTAAAGATGCTTCAACAATAGAAAAAATGTCTACTATAAGTACCATAATTTTTGACAAAACAGGAACCATAACAGATCCAGAAAAAGAAAAAATTTTTTTTATAGGAAAAAGACTTAGACATAAGGAAAAAAAAATCACAGCTTCTTTGTTAAGAAATTCTAATCATCCCTTAAGTAAAAAACTATTTACAGAATTATCTATAAAAAACTTTTATTCTGTAAATAATTTTAAAGAGATCCTTGGTAATGGGATGCAAGGAATAATTGAAAATGTTTTTGTTAAAATTGGATCTATGAAATATTTAGGAGTTTCTTCGATTAATAAGTTAAAAGAAACAACAGTAGGACTTTTATTCAATGATCAATTCATAGGTTATTTTAAATTCCGAAATTTTTATCGTAAAAAAGTAGAAAAAATGTTTCTAAATATAAAGAAATATAAGATAATTATCCTATCAGGAGATTCTAATGAGTCAGAAAGAAAATATTTAAAATCAATTTTACCAGAATCAAGCGTAATTTTTTTTAATCAAAGTCCAGAAGAAAAATTTAATTATATAAAAAAAATACAGAAAAGTGGAGAAAAAGTTATGATGATTGGAGATGGAATTAATGATTGTTTAGCTCTCAATCAAAGTGAAATAGGCGTTGCTACTTCAGATAATCCAACTAGTTTTTTTCCAAGTTGTGATGCTTTCATTCAATCTGATTTTTTAGATAAAATTTTTTTATTTCTTAAAATATCTAAAATATCCACTAAATTAGTCATAACTAATTTTATTATTAGTTTAATATATAATTTTATAGGAATTATATATTCTTCTACTGGTCATTTAAAACCTTTTATAGCCGCTATTTTAATGCCTTTAAGTTCTTTATCTGTTATACTATTTTCTATTTTTTCTACTTGGATAGTTTCACGTAGATTTTTATCTTAG
- the ccoS gene encoding cbb3-type cytochrome oxidase assembly protein CcoS, translating into MILSTLFLEIIFLIIFLISLYNGLFDDYESPKIRILIDNVLNKK; encoded by the coding sequence ATGATTCTTTCTACTCTATTTTTAGAAATAATATTTTTGATAATATTTTTAATTAGTCTTTATAATGGATTATTCGATGATTATGAATCTCCTAAAATTAGAATTTTAATAGATAATGTTCTCAATAAAAAATAA
- the ccoN gene encoding cytochrome-c oxidase, cbb3-type subunit I — MKIETYYYNNRIVKAFLYATIFWAIIGFFAGLVIALLLFFPNLPDFIFGSHYLKNSQGIMGFGRWRMLHTSTAVFAFVGNVIFTGSYYSLQRLLKTRIYSDFLSWFHFWGWQIFILSTWITFLFGINTSKEYAEHEWPIDIWILCIWIVYGINMIGSILNRKIKHLYVSIWFFLGTWISVAMLHIFNNLELPIDLFSFKSYSIYAGVQDALMQWWYGHNAVAFILTTPILGLMYYFVPKASNRPIFSYKLSIIHFWSLIFIYIWAGPHHLMYTALPNWAQVLGTIFSIMLIAPSWGGMLNGLLTLRSDWKKVRIDPILKFFVVGIVCYGMATFEGPMLATKTLNSIGHFTDWVIAHVHLGTLGWNGFMAFGIMYWLSKKLWNTKLYSTLLANVHFWLGMLGIILYIFPLYFGSLLQASMWKKFNPDGTLAYKNFLDTVISILPFYKMRFIGGLIYFIGFIIMIYNLYKTIKKGKFIDNEAFQVISSPNKNINKKEKFHSWLEQKPILLTILSFIAVSIGGIIEIIPTLVIKSNVPTISSIKPYRALELEGRDLFVREGCNACHSAQIRPFRDEVVRYGEYSKAGEFVYDHPFLWGSKRTGPDLAREGGKNPNSWHFNHMNNPRSTSPGSIMPRYPWLIYNKLDRSNTEKKIKAMVKLGVPYSMEYRLNIYKDMDIQANKIVSDIYNEYPDIKKEINLQKRKEKFIPLEKREIIALISYLQRLGVDIKS; from the coding sequence ATGAAAATAGAAACATATTATTATAATAATCGTATTGTAAAAGCTTTTCTCTATGCAACAATATTTTGGGCCATTATTGGATTTTTTGCAGGTTTAGTCATAGCTCTTCTTTTATTTTTTCCTAATCTTCCTGATTTTATATTTGGTAGTCATTATTTGAAAAATTCACAAGGAATTATGGGGTTCGGTCGTTGGAGAATGTTACATACAAGTACGGCTGTTTTTGCTTTTGTAGGTAATGTTATTTTTACAGGATCATATTATTCTTTACAACGTTTGTTAAAAACAAGAATATATAGTGATTTTTTAAGTTGGTTTCATTTTTGGGGATGGCAAATATTTATTCTTTCCACTTGGATAACTTTTTTATTTGGAATTAATACAAGCAAAGAATATGCAGAACATGAATGGCCTATAGATATATGGATACTTTGTATTTGGATTGTCTATGGAATAAATATGATAGGTAGTATTCTAAATAGAAAAATTAAACATTTATATGTAAGTATTTGGTTTTTTTTAGGAACATGGATATCTGTAGCTATGTTACATATTTTTAATAATTTAGAATTACCTATTGACCTTTTTTCATTTAAAAGTTATTCTATTTATGCCGGAGTTCAAGATGCGTTAATGCAATGGTGGTATGGACATAACGCAGTAGCATTTATTCTGACTACACCTATACTTGGATTAATGTATTATTTTGTCCCAAAAGCTTCAAATAGACCAATTTTTTCTTATAAACTCTCTATTATTCATTTCTGGTCATTGATTTTTATATATATATGGGCTGGTCCTCATCATCTGATGTATACCGCTCTTCCTAATTGGGCTCAAGTTCTTGGAACAATTTTTTCTATTATGTTAATAGCGCCATCTTGGGGGGGTATGTTAAATGGATTACTCACTTTGAGAAGTGATTGGAAAAAAGTAAGAATCGATCCAATTTTAAAATTTTTTGTAGTAGGAATAGTTTGTTATGGGATGGCAACTTTTGAAGGACCTATGTTGGCTACTAAAACATTAAATTCAATTGGACATTTTACGGATTGGGTTATTGCTCATGTTCACTTAGGAACTTTAGGTTGGAATGGTTTTATGGCTTTTGGTATTATGTATTGGTTATCGAAAAAATTGTGGAATACAAAATTGTATTCGACATTGTTAGCAAATGTACATTTCTGGTTAGGAATGTTGGGTATAATATTATATATTTTTCCTTTATATTTTGGATCTTTATTACAGGCATCTATGTGGAAAAAATTTAATCCAGATGGAACTTTAGCTTATAAAAATTTTTTGGATACAGTAATATCAATTCTTCCATTTTATAAAATGAGATTCATTGGTGGTTTAATCTATTTTATAGGTTTTATTATCATGATTTATAATTTGTATAAGACTATTAAAAAGGGGAAATTTATTGATAATGAAGCATTTCAAGTAATCTCTTCTCCCAATAAAAATATAAACAAGAAAGAAAAATTTCATAGTTGGTTAGAACAGAAACCAATACTACTAACTATTCTTTCTTTTATAGCAGTTTCTATTGGAGGGATTATTGAAATAATACCTACTTTAGTGATTAAATCTAACGTTCCAACTATTTCTAGTATAAAACCTTATAGAGCTCTTGAATTAGAAGGAAGGGATTTGTTTGTTAGAGAAGGTTGTAATGCTTGTCATAGTGCACAAATTCGTCCTTTTAGAGATGAAGTAGTTCGTTATGGAGAGTATTCTAAAGCAGGAGAATTTGTATATGATCATCCATTTCTATGGGGATCTAAACGTACTGGTCCTGATTTAGCAAGAGAAGGAGGTAAAAATCCTAATTCTTGGCATTTCAATCATATGAATAATCCAAGATCTACTTCTCCAGGATCTATTATGCCAAGATATCCCTGGCTTATTTATAATAAATTAGACAGATCTAATACAGAAAAAAAAATAAAAGCAATGGTTAAATTAGGAGTTCCATATTCTATGGAATATAGATTAAATATCTATAAAGATATGGATATTCAGGCTAATAAAATAGTCTCTGATATATATAATGAATATCCAGATATAAAAAAAGAAATCAATTTACAAAAACGAAAAGAAAAATTTATTCCATTGGAAAAAAGGGAAATAATAGCTCTTATTTCTTACCTACAACGTTTAGGTGTAGATATTAAATCTTGA
- a CDS encoding cytochrome oxidase — translation MKKYFTKDKNIGIFQSVILILFFLSFFFILFFVFSKSKKYFRKISSLPLEENKDKSI, via the coding sequence TTGAAAAAATATTTCACAAAAGATAAAAATATTGGAATATTTCAATCTGTTATATTAATTTTATTCTTTCTTTCTTTTTTTTTCATTTTATTTTTTGTTTTTTCAAAATCTAAAAAATATTTTAGAAAAATAAGTTCTCTTCCACTAGAAGAAAACAAAGATAAATCTATATGA